From the Juglans microcarpa x Juglans regia isolate MS1-56 chromosome 3D, Jm3101_v1.0, whole genome shotgun sequence genome, the window GGTACACGTCTTGCATGTGTTACTTTGTTGCTTCTTCTTGGACTTCCTGGATTGACCTTGCCCTTCTCAGCTCGGCCCAATCCATCCTGTCCTCCCATATTGACTTCCTTCTACTGGGCTGTCCTTAAACCCATTGGTGCCTCGTGAGTCAGGCCCATATAGTTTGGCCCGACACTAGAACGGCATCCATCACAATCTCCATTGTAAAAAGAAACGGGCCCGAAGCACATTTTTAGACGGAGACAAATATAGAAAGACATTAGCGGTTGCAAATTCCTTGTCTTTATGCTTATTCTTTATGTaattcttctcctctctctcgctcatggAACCTAAATACATGATTTATGGTATCTTTCGCCTTGTAATGTCAATTGCACTACTAACAAGTCCTACTGTATCCATAATCAAATGCAATTTTCCGGCCATCTTCAACTTTGGTGACTCAAATTCAGACACTGGCGGTTTATCGGCAGCATTCGGAGAAGCTCCTCCACCCAATGGAGAAACCTATTTCCACTCTCCAGCAGGACGGTATTCTGATGGGCGTCTAGTAATCGATTTCATAGGTACTtcaatttctcttccttttttcttctctcacctttcctttcatttttttgattTCATGTTGTTGGTTGAATCATCTATCCATTTTAATTAAGATGGATCCATGGCACTGCTACTGCGGGCATGAACACTGCTTCAACGTTTCGAAATTGGCAAATCAAAAGCCTAAAACAAATCAAGCATGGCATATATGTTTGTGATATTGGGAAAGCGatctgtttttcaattttgtttgcCTTAGATCTCGAGGATCAACTTCCACTAGGTACAGGAATGTTTGGTGTCATCTGCAATGATGAACCACATCTTGCTTTTTGAGAAGACTTTGATATTCataatcattacatttttttcgGGGTTGCTTTTTCTTTTGTCGTTAATCAAGTTGAATAATGGCTTTTCTTTTACTTGCGTGGAAATGGCAATGTGATTGTCCATTGATTACAGTTCTTCATGCACTGTATGTCATgaacagttattttattttcaattcgGTCTATATAGAACAACATTTTtacttaaatagtaagattttgatttataaaattcaaattttaaaatttctctttcatgGAAGGAATTTCCCCGTTTTGTTATTCACAtctgtttataaataaaatttctcaaagaatGAAACAGAAGTAAGTAGCATACTGCTTGTTGGTTTTCAGCGGAAAGCCTAGGATTACCTTATCTCAGTGCTTATCTGGACTCAGTGGGTTCAAACTTTAGCCATGGAGCCAATTTTGCAACTGCTGGATCAACCATCAGACCCCAAAACACAACCCTATCACAAAGTGGATATAGCCCCATTTCATTGGACGTGCAGTTTGTTCAATTCTCAGATTTTCACAGAAGATCCCAAGTATTTAAAAAACAAGGTAGGTGTTataatttctctctccttttcctgCCAATTGCTTTACTTGGTTTAGGTTATTATTCTCAATGGGACTGTTTCAAAATCTGGCACAGGAGGGATCTTTGAGAAGTTGTTGCCAAAGGAAGATTATTTCTCTGAAGCTCTCTACACTTTCGACATTGGTCAAAATGATCTCACTGCTGGTTACAAACTCAACATGACCACTGAACAAGTCAAGGCATATATTCCTGATGTACTGGGACAGTTCTCAAATGTCATTAGGGTAAAACAAATagctttctttttgttttttctctcagCCTTTATAGTTTAAAAGTTTAATGGTTGCGTTGCTTTCTCAACATTTGCAGAAGATATATGGTGAAGGTGGAAGGTCATTTTGGATACACAACACAGGCCCAGTGGGCTGCCTGCCATACATTTTGGACCGCTTTCTTGTCACGGCAGcccaaatagataaatatgggTGTGCAATTCCATTTAATGAGGTGGCCCAATATTTCAACCTCGGTTTGAAAGAAACCCTAGCCCAACTCAGAAAGGAACTTTCCGAGGCCACAATCACCTACATTGATGTCTACTCAGTGAAGTACACCCTCATAACCCAAGCCCAAGAtcatggtatttttaatttccaCGTGTCCTCTCTCCAATTAGAGAAAATTCAATTGAAGAATTGCTTTGATTTGATAGGTTGAGCACTTGATCATCACCAATTAATTATTTGAATGGGGTTTTATTTGAAGGATTCCAAGACCCTCTGATAGCATGCTGCGGGCACGGTGGGAAATATAATTTCAATAGGTTAATGAAGTGTGGGGCAAAGAAGACTATAAATGGCAAGGAGATTGTGATTGCAAAATCGTGCGTAGATCCGACGGTTCGGATTAATTGGGATGGGGTCCATTACACCGAGGCGGCTAACAAGTGGATATTCCAACAAATAGCTAATGGCTCGTTTTCTTACCCACCAATTTCACTGAAAATAGCCTGTCATTCATAGGAATGGACCACTGAAATCACTTGgaacattctctctctctctctctctcatcttccaAAGAACTTTTTCCTAACAGGGAGGGAGGGAACAACCTTTTAGAGGAGATGGGCCACCACAGGCCCAAATCATGCAAGCATTCATCTCTCCCCCTCATCTTTATGGCTACACCCGCATGTGAGAATCCTCCTGTAATGGGTCATCTGTAGTCCTTTTCTGTGTtacattttgttttaataaataaataatgtaacATGACAATGATTTCACAATCTCGAGTGCTGGGTACTCAGAAAAGTGACAACAATCTCACAATAGTATATGAGGTGAGGTGGTTCAAAACTTCAATTCCTATTGTTAAAGtcggaaggggaaaaaaaggatTTCCTGCAGAATTAGATGGATCAATGACTAAGTTTGTCTTTGTTGGAttttaatgatgatgattggtAAAGATGATTGAAAAATCAGTATGTGTTGAAGACTTgcagttttattttaattattatttcagTTTCAGCCTTGTTTTTCTGAGTGGTTCTAGACACAGATTTTGTCTATTTCCACTGCAAAGCAGAGAATGGTCCTAGTGGTTTCTTAGGATAGCaagaaggaaaatgctatttGATCCGATAAAAGTTACCGATAAAAGTGAtcgattatttttcttttttttttatttaagaattaagaaagtgactattagttaattgatatttttttattttttaaaaatgtttaaaatatataaaaaaaaatgattgaattaaaagggaaaaaaatacattagcaCTTATCAGTCAAATTTCATCATCGGCCTCATTAGTATTACCCTAATAAGAATCTGCTAGGACAATGAATCTAATAAACAAaggaatattattatattgaaCAGCAGTTTATACCATATCAACATAcatcacacacatatatacatgctCTTTTTGTTTGGTGCTTCTGTCACCTATATGGGACTTCATTAACCTTTTCCTCTGGATGGAtactcaacaaaagaaaaaaagaaagaaaagaaaacacacaTCATAATAGAGCAACTAAGGTTGGGTAATGGGGATTGGAGAATTATCAAACTATTAGCAGATGGATGTGACCCAATCTGGCACGTCCAATCATGTCCATATTATTCAATCCCAGCTGTAGCTACGTACCACGATACCAACTCACTTTGGGCCCTTTGTGTTGGTAATTAAGCTTCCAAAGACcaaattctctctttctctgcttCCTCTTTGTGAGAGCTCAATTCAAAGACCacctttcaaaatttcaatgaaCTTGGAACATGCATCTTTGTCTTCAACTCCTTGGCTATGCCtgtgtttttttataatgttgATGATGGTGATTACCAGAGAGGCCACTCTGCAAATTCATTCTACCCTCCAGGCATAGAAAAACAAGGAATACCTGGAAGACCCACCCGCCTTATCTTCATCTCCAGAAGCAGAAATATTGGATTCCTGATTTGACAAATGTGTTGATGGAGCTGAAGAAGGCAGTGCTGATGTTGATGACTCAGGTACAGATAATGAAATTGGCCTAAATATGAACAGACCATGCCTTGTACCAGAGCTAAAGAGCCAGTCGTGGACATCCCAATAAACTTCTATTTTAGTGTTGTTTACACTGATGCATTCATTACCTCTAAACTTCCATTGAAGGTGCTTAATATGAATGGCTAGATTCCCATCTACCCTAATCTCCATTGTTGGATCAAACCCAACTAAAGAGTTCTCACTGCTGATAGCACTATTACACTCAATTGAGAGGTCATGAACATTACCTTTCTCTTGAAATTTGACTCTTGTGGAGAATTTCCTTTTGCCAAACACATGTTCCTTCCTTGAAACCAAAGTTGGTTCGATAAGAGCTGGCCTACAACCAGTTTTTCTGAAGGCATCTTTCTTTAGATCACCAACAACTAAAACCACCTCTTCGTCGCAAACGATGGCTACATAGTAATCTGATTGTGGCTCAGTCTCGCTGTTGAATTTTGCAGCTTTAAGGTCCCAAACCACATAGACTGTTTTCCCATCAATCACAAAATGCTTTGAGCCTTGTTTCCTCCCAAAATACCAAGCCTTGATCTCAACCTTGCACCGATGATGCTCATCTCCATCTAGTCCTCGAACGGAAACATATAGGCCATGTTGTAGCACGTTCTTACACCATGTTATATTGATTAGACGACACTGACCGGCAATCTTTGTTAGATATACTGACATAGATACACTCTGACCTGACCTAATTACATTTGCTGGGTCGTCAGCTGGCCTCTCCCGGGATGAAAAGCAAGCAGGAATTCCAATCGAATCATGCATGGCACTTAATTGAGGTTGCAAGAGAATCAATCGACTTATACTATGAAAGACTTTGAATTTGGACAAAGAACAGAGGATCAAACACTTGTTAAAACAGAGAAGGATGAAAGAATTTGATCAAGGTCTCACCCACAAGATCTGGCTCGTTGGTGCTGAAGCCGGGGGCTCTTTTATCTACATGTTATCATCCACTGGAGGGTCCTCAGTCTCTAAACCGGCAATTGGAAATCTGGAGAGGAGTGGGGATTATGGCAGAACAACACCTTTTATATTCATTATGTGCATAGCCTTGTAAGCTTTTAGCTGTGTTTCCccttttctctctgtttttccaacttttttccttcttcaaagCGGTTTGGTTTCAATGATAAGGTTTTATCTCCAAGAATTCTCTCTCATACCGGTAAAAAAGCAAACCAACCCCTTCAGATCAGTCTTGTATATCATGTGACGGGTGTACCAACAAAAAGTTTATGAGAGGAAGCGGGGGGCAGTCCTTTCAGGCATGTGCATGTGGGTGGGGATGAAAAGGAGGCAGGTGATGAAAAAGATATAGTAGACATTAAACAGAACTTGGATTTACGATGTGGGCTGTTACAATTCTacttattttatgtatttatggtgtgtattttttatttggggTTTTCCATAACTTTTGAGTGTGGAACTGATGTAGAAAAGTGACTAGCCAAGGAATCTAGGATTGACGTGTAGAAAAAAGTGAGGAATCTGCACAGATCGGGTCCAAACTCTGAGTCTTCACTGCACTCGAGTTCaagtaataagaaaataaatgaacagTGACCCAACTTTTCTCAAGTTTGAACTGgggaacaaaagaaaaacaaggcaGGTCCAGACAAACGATTAAATTACACAACTtgtttataacaaataattcagtCAGTTGGAGTATGGAGCTAAAGATTGAATGGTTCTCTTACCATTCATCCTATGCTGTCAATGGGCTTTTTCCCAGGAGTGTTAAATCGTGTTAACGTATTCGGAATGGatccatatagtataatatatatattttgatacgATACGGCTTCATATAGCTTATCatgtcaaaattttaatttctaacaTGATCCATTAACATAATAGGTTGTGTCAACCCATTATGACCCGTTAGTGAATACTACGAAATAGGTTAACACGACCCGACCCGTTTCGACCCGTTTTGTAAATGGGTTAAACAGACCCgaaattaacccgtttgacctgattaagtttaacataattttatataaatattaaaatcataatatctataaaaaaaaatataaaactaactaaaagtctaaaattacaatctaaacaataaaaatattgaaattaaaattctaataattttacttttaggtataagggtatcattgtaattttaactttcttaacgagtctgttttgacccgaacccattAAGACTAAACCCAAATCCATtattatcgtgtcgtgttcgtgttgagtTAACGGGTCGTATCCCATATTAACACCCctacttttttttcccatttaatttagttaatatttgGTGATAGAattttgatgtgtttaaaaTTTCCTTCTGAATACCTTTCAATAGAattttgatgtgtttaaaaTTTCCTTCTGAATACCTTTCAACTTGAGATGCATTGGAATGCGAGTGCTTTTTGCCTTTTTGTTTACTAGGTAATGATTTATAACGATCAAGGTGCCCCACATGGTAAACTCTTCGTCAAGAGTCAAGATACAGTACTATTGGAGTTGATAGTATCTCACCGGCGAAGGTATCCTTGCATCCTATGATCTACAAACGATACATTTCAACCATTCCTCACCTTATATCACGTAAACTTCTCATGATCGTCATTCCTTTGGTCATCTAGTGGCCTTTTCTCGCCTGTAACGTTCACTTATACCTAACAATTAGTATTATAGTTAGACAGACAGATCATTGAATGGATTACATATTGAGAAACTGAAGTTTTCTCCATCCCTCTCCCTCATTTGCTCTATTCTTTCACAGgtgttttctttctcctctcagtctcttctcttttcttcctaATTTCTTTGCTATTGGCTTTGTCCTTATGTATCATTTTATTTCCCTTCTTTGTCAGGGGTTATAAAATAATCTCGAGTGTTTTGTCTGCTGCTTTGTTAACCTATGATGCCCGACAACTTTAAGACACTCCAAACCAGCAACACTGTAATCTCAAACCAGATTCTCAAACAGTATCATTGATTTAAGAAACTGTGATAATAGATTTAAAATTGGcatgtaaaataaaaagtgaagaGGTGAGGGAGAAACATTATTAGCAGTGGTGGTCCAGAGTAAGATGATCAGAGTCGGTTGCGGGGAGAGGTCACAAACACAATGGTTGAGTCAGAAAGCacattttgaaagaaagaaagaaaaagcaatTTACTGGTACAATCGGAGTGAAAAGAATCTAAATCATCAGCAAGCTTTCTGTGTGGACATCATCCAAGTATCATATATGCGCGAGGGAAAGCATTTTTTAGAGTATGCGTGAAATCAACAAATTAACCCACCAACTTTAGCTGTTACATTTGAATTGGCTTAGATCAATTATCATCACAGTTATATCATCCAAGCTACCCCTACTCACAGCAAGGTTCACAAGCTCTTTGCAAGCAGCCACAAGTCCACCAGAGGCAGGTCTCCTCTTATGGCTAATAGTTTCTTTTGCTGGAGATTGAGTTTTCACATTTACTCGCTTTACTGAGGATATTCTTTGCGACTTCGACGGTGGGCTTTCATTTTCACTAGGAAAGTCATCTTCTTTACCTTTCCATCTAGTCGTTTCCTTAGAGCTTGGATCCTTACCGGTCCCTTTTTGTTTCTTGACCAGTGAAATCCTCCGCAACTTTGCTGACAGGCTTACATTCACATGGCCATAATCATCTTCGTGATCTTTTCGAAAAACACTTGAGGGTCCCAATTTCTTTTCAACAAGACATAATCTAGTAACAAGATCAACAGCTTCTTGGTTGCCAACCTAGGCAAGATAGACAACATCAACTTTAACAATCAAATAAAACTAAAGAGATATATATTTCAACCTCATGCAATGGGGTCTCAGTATGCAGCAACTAAGAAATGGTATCCAACTCAAATCTAAACACACTgttgaaaaaaaaggagagcAACAGCTCCTTGTAAtccgtgttttttttttttttttgaaaaattacatttagtcacccccccccccccccagcccAAATAATGACTCCAAAAATTATTAACTTTTTCACATTACATCCTCAAACTACCAAAAAAGTTACAATGTGCACATTTCATTAAGATCCAGCATTAAGGTGGTTATTTGAGATGCACGGTGTAAAAAAACTGAGATAAACACATTATGATTGTTTCATAAGCAAACTACCCTTGTTCGAACTCCAACGATCTGTGTATCAATTAATGCAATCGCAGATGCTCTCATGTGCCATTTACTTTGCACTAATAAAGCAACAACAAACTTACACAATCACTGATAACATAACCCAAGGCTTTTGCTAGATTGTAGTAAATCTATAATGACATAATGCATGACATACAAACTTAAGTTAACTAATCCATGAAAAACCAAACACGAACTCAGCAACAAATATGAAGCAAACATGGGCAAAT encodes:
- the LOC121256600 gene encoding GDSL esterase/lipase At3g26430-like, encoding MEPKYMIYGIFRLVMSIALLTSPTVSIIKCNFPAIFNFGDSNSDTGGLSAAFGEAPPPNGETYFHSPAGRYSDGRLVIDFIAESLGLPYLSAYLDSVGSNFSHGANFATAGSTIRPQNTTLSQSGYSPISLDVQFVQFSDFHRRSQVFKKQGGIFEKLLPKEDYFSEALYTFDIGQNDLTAGYKLNMTTEQVKAYIPDVLGQFSNVIRKIYGEGGRSFWIHNTGPVGCLPYILDRFLVTAAQIDKYGCAIPFNEVAQYFNLGLKETLAQLRKELSEATITYIDVYSVKYTLITQAQDHGFQDPLIACCGHGGKYNFNRLMKCGAKKTINGKEIVIAKSCVDPTVRINWDGVHYTEAANKWIFQQIANGSFSYPPISLKIACHS
- the LOC121256250 gene encoding uncharacterized protein LOC121256250, whose product is MARDSAFVSEANTSASTAAKSSLHSPSSSSSLKRKRPPMIEIPSVLQEIRADRFTSRDPTPRAEAVCLGEIGVGVFSIKGKKKFMEDTHRILPCLLGDSNKGFFGVYDGHGGKKAAEFVAENLHTNILEMMENRKEPTAKEEAVKAGYLKTDQDFLKQGLGSGACCVTALIEGQEVVISNLGDCRAVLCRGGVAEALTIDHRVGQEDERKRIEDMGGYVEIHRGAWRVHGILSVSRSIGDAHLKNWVLAEPDTSILKLTPDMEFLVLASDGLWEEVGNQEAVDLVTRLCLVEKKLGPSSVFRKDHEDDYGHVNVSLSAKLRRISLVKKQKGTGKDPSSKETTRWKGKEDDFPSENESPPSKSQRISSVKRVNVKTQSPAKETISHKRRPASGGLVAACKELVNLAVSRGSLDDITVMIIDLSQFKCIPACFSSRERPADDPANVIRSGQSVSMSVYLTKIAGQCRLINITWCKNVLQHGLYVSVRGLDGDEHHRCKVEIKAWYFGRKQGSKHFVIDGKTVYVVWDLKAAKFNSETEPQSDYYVAIVCDEEVVLVVGDLKKDAFRKTGCRPALIEPTLVSRKEHVFGKRKFSTRVKFQEKGNVHDLSIECNSAISSENSLVGFDPTMEIRVDGNLAIHIKHLQWKFRGNECISVNNTKIEVYWDVHDWLFSSGTRHGLFIFRPISLSVPESSTSALPSSAPSTHLSNQESNISASGDEDKAGGSSRYSLFFYAWRVE